One Lentimicrobium sp. L6 genomic window, ACAGCCATTTCTTTTCTTCTTTCTAGGCTGATCATAATAATGGTTCCCAATAATCCGAAACCCACAATTACATAAAGTAGTCCCATCATCATAATTCCACCAGCATTATCAAGTTGAATAGCTTGAACGAGTTCGGCGAGCATGCTGCCCCAAGTCATTACCTCGTATTTTTCGCCAAGGGTTTTTGAAAGCTCTATTTGGGTCTCCTCTATTTTTTCAGGATCATGTAAATCTAATGATATCGAGGTGCAAAGATTGGGAACGTAGGGGCTAAATACATACTGAGCTTCTTGTAAACTCATATAAACCATAGAGCCATTTTGCTGAGGAGTTGGTAAGCTAATAATTCCTCTAATGGGGAATAAGCCAAAGGCACTGTTTCCTTGATAGCCGGAACTGATAATCACCAAGCTATCTTGCAGCATTTCTACATTTTTGAAAAATGTCATACTTCCGTCTTCTTCAATTATAGTATCCTTGGTGATTTTAGCCAGTTTAAGGAATTTGGCTAAGTTCTCGGCTACCAATATGCCATTATCATGATTGCTTAAGTAATTACCCCAAATGATTTTCTTGGCTAAAGCGGTATGTCTGTTTTCCAATTCAGGATTTGCACCTATAACCATACCTGCTTTAGTTTGATTGCCTGAAGAGCACAGTCCAAAATTACTGAGCCTTGGTGTAACTTCCTTCACATTTGGAATAGAGCGTATGCTTTCCCTGAGTTCTGGTGATATAACCATGGCTTTATTGATGTTTTGATTATCCCAATATCCATCTTTGTGAATCTCGATATAGCCCACTTGATTGATGCCACCTTGAATCATTTGGCTATAAGTACCCTTTTGCATGGAGCGCATAAATACCGAGAGAAATACTGCCATGAAGATGGCGGCCATTGTAATCAGTGACCTCCTCTTGTTGCGCCATATATTTCTCCAGGCTATAATTAATGATGTTTTCATAATTTGTTATTTGTCCTTGTTGAGACATTGATCTTGTACCCTGAGTTTGTTGAAGGGTATTATGCTTATTGTTATTTGGTTTGAAGCATGAGGTTTGAAGCACGAAGATTCTTCCTTCTTCCTTCTAGCTTCCAACTTCTAACTTTTTCTTTTTATTCTGGACGTATCCTCTTCATCATCTGCTGAGAGAACATCTTTTCATTAATGTCCTTCACATTGTACTCTGCATCTGTTATTATCATGATGGTTTTATGACCTTCCTTTTTTACCGGAATCATTTCCATGTAAGAAGGGAGTTCGCGATCTCCAAACATTTTTACCTTTGATGAACTTTGAACATTTACCAGAACTCCATCTTCATCGTAGAATTCGCTTTTTAGGCTAAAGGATTTTTCTTTGCTTATCCATAAGATGACTTTTCCCCAAACAACTGGAGCAGAAGGGAGGGGCGTCAATTCAATTTGATAACATGGCATTCCATCAATTTCTTCTTCCTTTAAAAATTGATGGGTGTAATCCACTACCAATGAACTTTCTTTCATCAATTCATCATTATTAAAATCAGAACCCATCCAGCTCGACATCATCATGCTTGGTGGAATCTTAATCATTCTCCCAATACTGGGAATCCAATTCCACATATTCTTCTCTCTTTTTAAGAATACTTGTCCTTTATCTCTGGCGGGTGACATAATATAAATCAGATAATTTTCTGTCCCTATGCTCCAACTTTGCATGCTCACTTCTCTGGTCCATTCAGGACGAATGATTTTCATGGTCATGGTGGTCTTACTTGTTTTTCCTAGAGTGATCTCATGAGCCTTTTTTACTATTTCTTTTGCTTTTTCATCTGTTTGTGCCTTTGAAGGAAAGTTGAGGGCTAACCCAACTAGTAAAAGACAAATCAATATTATTCTTGTTTTCATATCTATTTATTTAATTGATATATTTCACATAATCTTTTGATACAATACTCTTTAGGAAAAGCCTGAGGATTGATGAGATAGTTCATTCCAAAACCATCTAGCATAGCGCCAAATAACTGAGCCTCCTGTAAGGGAGTGTCAAAACCCAATTCTCCGAAAATAGCAGCTAAATTTTCAAATACAGGCATTAGAGTGACCATCATCTCTTCCATGACTAAAGCTTGGACTTCTGTTTGCATCATGGTGGAGAAATAAAGCTGCCAATGCTTCTGGTCTTCATCCATCATATCGAAACTTTGTTCTATCATTTTCTTAAGTTGGTCTTTGGCATTGTCTTCTGATTGTTTCCCATATCCTCTCAATAGATATTTGATTCCATCAGACATAACCTCGGTAAGCAATTCTTCTTTGTTTTGAAAGTAATTATATAGGAGGCCTTTAGATATTTTGGCTTCTGTTGCTATTTGACTGATGCTTGCTTTGTAATATCCATTTTTGGCAAAAATTTCGAGGGCAGCATCGAGTATTTGTTGCTTTCTTTCTTGCCTAATGTTTTCGAATTGTTCTTTTGTTCTTGGTGACATATTTATTGGTCTCATTCTTTAGTTGAAACTGTGTTATTTAGTATTTCAGTTTCTACAAGTTTTGTGGTTCGAAGTCGACAGTCTGAAGCTAGAAGTAAATCTACTTCGGGCTTCCAACTTCCAGCCATATTTAGTAATTATTACAACGAATTTCATTCGTAAAACAGACCTATAATGCTTTCGGTACAAAGAGATTTGTCTATTGACTGAACGATTGGTCAAAATTAGTAAATATTTTCAATTGACCAAGCGTTTAATTAAAAATATTTTCTTTATTCATATTGTTATTGCGATTTTGTTTTGATTGTAAATTGTGGAGGTTGAATAAAATACATAGGAGTTCAATTTGGAATACAGCACAATAGTCTACAAGATAGAAGGCTTTAAGCTGCTGTCTTGGTACTTCCGACCTTTTTCTTTTTTTGAATATATCTTTGAAATACTTTTGTTCATTGGTTTTCTAAAAATCTGTATTTTCGCAAAAAAAATAAAGCATGACCATTGAATTGCAAAATATAACCAAGCTTTATGGAGAACAAAAAGCATTGGATCAAGTTAGCTTAACTATTAATAAAGGTGAAATCACGGGTTTATTAGGACCTAATGGAGCTGGTAAATCAACAATAATGAAAATTATTAGTTGTTTTTTGCCTCCAAGTTCCGGAGAAGCACGTGTTTATGGTTTTGATGTGATGGAAGAACCTTTGAAAGTGAAGGCTAAGATTGGTTATTTGCCAGAGCATAATCCTCTATATCCGGAAATGTATGTTAGAGAATATCTCCATTATGTGGCTGGGATTTATAAAATGAAAGATAATATTGAGGAGCGCATTAATAAAGTGATTGAGTTAACAGGATTAAAAGTAGAACAAAATAAAAAGATAGGAGCTTTATCAAAAGGTTATCGTCAACGAGTGGGTTTGGCTCAATCCTTAATTCACGAACCAGAAATACTAATCCTCGATGAGCCAACTACAGGTTTGGATCCCAATCAGTTGGTGGAGATTCGCGACTTGATTAAGTCTATAGGTAAGGAGAAAACCGTTTTGCTTTCTACACACATTATGCAAGAAGTGGAAGCTATCTGCGATAGAGTTATTATTATTAATAATGGTAAAATTGTTGCGGATGATGCAACGTCCAAATTGAGTAAACTTCTTGGAAACACAGAAACCATACAGATAGAGATGGATAAAAAAGTTGAGCTTTCTGAATTGAATAAAATCAAAGGAGTTACAAATGTGATTAAAATAAATGATCTTTCATTTGAGATTATTGCTTCTGGTGATGAAGAAA contains:
- a CDS encoding ABC transporter permease encodes the protein MKTSLIIAWRNIWRNKRRSLITMAAIFMAVFLSVFMRSMQKGTYSQMIQGGINQVGYIEIHKDGYWDNQNINKAMVISPELRESIRSIPNVKEVTPRLSNFGLCSSGNQTKAGMVIGANPELENRHTALAKKIIWGNYLSNHDNGILVAENLAKFLKLAKITKDTIIEEDGSMTFFKNVEMLQDSLVIISSGYQGNSAFGLFPIRGIISLPTPQQNGSMVYMSLQEAQYVFSPYVPNLCTSISLDLHDPEKIEETQIELSKTLGEKYEVMTWGSMLAELVQAIQLDNAGGIMMMGLLYVIVGFGLLGTIIMISLERRKEMAVMVSVGMRKSRLTLMMIFETIVLGIGGVVIGILLSLPFVYYLNVNPILLQGEMATMMESYNIEPILPFSMDPMIFFGQGIVILLISFIAALYPIYSIMRIKPTDAR
- a CDS encoding outer membrane lipoprotein-sorting protein produces the protein MKTRIILICLLLVGLALNFPSKAQTDEKAKEIVKKAHEITLGKTSKTTMTMKIIRPEWTREVSMQSWSIGTENYLIYIMSPARDKGQVFLKREKNMWNWIPSIGRMIKIPPSMMMSSWMGSDFNNDELMKESSLVVDYTHQFLKEEEIDGMPCYQIELTPLPSAPVVWGKVILWISKEKSFSLKSEFYDEDGVLVNVQSSSKVKMFGDRELPSYMEMIPVKKEGHKTIMIITDAEYNVKDINEKMFSQQMMKRIRPE
- a CDS encoding TetR/AcrR family transcriptional regulator gives rise to the protein MSPRTKEQFENIRQERKQQILDAALEIFAKNGYYKASISQIATEAKISKGLLYNYFQNKEELLTEVMSDGIKYLLRGYGKQSEDNAKDQLKKMIEQSFDMMDEDQKHWQLYFSTMMQTEVQALVMEEMMVTLMPVFENLAAIFGELGFDTPLQEAQLFGAMLDGFGMNYLINPQAFPKEYCIKRLCEIYQLNK
- the gldA gene encoding gliding motility-associated ABC transporter ATP-binding subunit GldA, producing MTIELQNITKLYGEQKALDQVSLTINKGEITGLLGPNGAGKSTIMKIISCFLPPSSGEARVYGFDVMEEPLKVKAKIGYLPEHNPLYPEMYVREYLHYVAGIYKMKDNIEERINKVIELTGLKVEQNKKIGALSKGYRQRVGLAQSLIHEPEILILDEPTTGLDPNQLVEIRDLIKSIGKEKTVLLSTHIMQEVEAICDRVIIINNGKIVADDATSKLSKLLGNTETIQIEMDKKVELSELNKIKGVTNVIKINDLSFEIIASGDEEIRKSLFQWAVKSDIQILSMNKKDSNLEHVFHQLTKA